The sequence AGAGTTTCTTCCAGATCAAGAAAGTTGGAGATTTTACTAATGGTTACAAGATTATGTTTTGTAGTAAAGATAACAACTGCATCGATGTCGGGATAGTTGTGGACGAATATGGCGTTCAGCGTTTGGCTTTATGCACTATGCCATTCCCCGTTACGTTCGTGAAAGCTGACGAGACAGAGACTTCGTCCAAGAATATATCTATTATGTGAGAGAAATAAAAGACTACAAAATTAAGAAGATAATAGAGTTTTAACTTACTATAGATAATAAAACTCTATCCATGTGTTCCTGTCTTCTTTGTTTATCCATCTATACATGAAATAAAACAATAAGCGAAAGCATGCGTGGCAACTACgaacatatataattttatttgttaaaactTTATCTCCacataagaaataaataaacaaacaagttACAGAAGCGTTCGTAGCcagaaatgaaataaaaatgaagaagcaTGGAAGGAAAGTTGAGTAAACAAAGATGGACATGATCTTCTCAAATCTCAGTGtacttgtttaattttaaagCTAATAATTCAAAACCTATGTGCATGTATAAACTGATAAAAAGCAACCACATGAACTCACATTTTCTTCATCCAGTAACAAACAAATCTAGTCAACCACAtaaactccaaaaaaaaaagatgactcCTATGTTTTACTTCCTTCTTGTCTCAACCGCTGTTTTGGCCGCCACAGCAAAGGCGGGCGAACCAGTTGTCGACACTGATGGTAACCTCATATCCAATGGCAGTTACTACGCTGTCCCAGTCTCCCACTATGAAGGTGCCCTGACTCTCGCCTCCGGTGGTGCCAACCCATGTCCCCTTTATGTCGGACCGGAATTATCAAGGAGGAACAAGGGCCTTCCCCTAAGATTCTCAAACTGGGGTTCTGGAGCTAGGTTCGTTCCCGAATCAGAGAACCTCAACATCAAGATGGACCTCCCACCTACGATCTGCGGTCAGTCATCCTATTGGTGGCTCACTGAGACTGAGATTAAAGGATGGCTGTTCATAGCAGCTGGTCCTAAGCCAGAAACTGGAAAAGATTCGTCCAAGAGTTTCTTCCAGATCAAGAAAGCTGGAGGTGTACTTCGCGGTTACAAGTTTGTGTATTGTGGTGGCGATAAGAGCTGCTACGAATTCGGAATGGTTGTGGACAGATATGGCTATAGCCGTTTGGCTCCATCCAAATCCAATCTGCCATTCCGCTTTGTGTTCGTGAAAGCTGACTAGAGAGAGGCTGCGTCAAAGTCCAAAATTATATGTCTATTAAGTGAGAGAAGTTAAAAGACTACAAACTTAAGTGGATAAGAGTTTTAACTTATACCACTAATAGTAAAACTCTATCCCTGTGTTCTCTGTTTTCTTTGTTCATCTTATATGGAATAACACATGcatctttctttgtttttttttttttttgtaactatctCTCTAGTTTAAGATTCACATAATATGGAAACTAAACATAACATTATCAAAT comes from Brassica rapa cultivar Chiifu-401-42 chromosome A02, CAAS_Brap_v3.01, whole genome shotgun sequence and encodes:
- the LOC103853391 gene encoding kunitz trypsin inhibitor 4-like produces the protein MCMYKLIKSNHMNSHFLHPVTNKSSQPHKLQKKKMTPMFYFLLVSTAVLAATAKAGEPVVDTDGNLISNGSYYAVPVSHYEGALTLASGGANPCPLYVGPELSRRNKGLPLRFSNWGSGARFVPESENLNIKMDLPPTICGQSSYWWLTETEIKGWLFIAAGPKPETGKDSSKSFFQIKKAGGVLRGYKFVYCGGDKSCYEFGMVVDRYGYSRLAPSKSNLPFRFVFVKAD